The genomic interval ctggctCCGTCACCCTCCTTCAAGTATTTCAGTCATGGCTTGAGGGCACAGTGCTCGCGGGAGTGCACACCCACAACCGCAGTGGACGAGGTGGGGAGGGACGGCATGCAGTggcgctctctccccctccctttaTGCCAGAGGAGGGGTCGCTCCAACGGCGAACCAGTTCCAAAATGAGGCTCGCCTGTGGCACACACTTCAACCGCGAGTTTCAGGAGcgggtggcgcagctccgtgTGCTGGGGCGACAGTCAATGGAAGCGAGGCCACCTCTGCGCCAGCCATGCTGCCGCCATGTGCTCGCGAGTTTGTGCGGCTGAAACAGTTTTGTGATGGCGTCCAgtccctccccccgccctGGCGCCCGAGGACGTCTTCGTAGGGTATATCCAACGTTCCTAGCTGCAGCATGATACAGATGgccacagcgacgccgcgtGCACGACTTCGCAGGTGCTGGTGTGAGCCACGTCGCTGCTCGCATTATTGGAGACCGAGGCACCGGCCTCTGACCTGGTGTTTTCGGCCTCTGCGCCATGATCCACTCGCCGATACCGCTCGTAGACGTAGTCCTTCAGATAGCACCAatgctgcaccaccaccgccactgcgccGTAGGGGTACTcgaacggcggcggcaccgtgcCACCCAGGGGCTGGCGTAGCTTGCCGAGTGAGACGACGCATCCACTCCAGAAGCGGTGTTTTGTAGCAGGCATTGCAGACGCGGATGGCGGCACAGAGACCGTGGATAGCACGACACAGGGAATTCAGCGCGTCCTTATCGTGTCTGCATATATACGCGCGCCTATGTGGTGTAGACACCAAAGCGTAAGCGAAGGGGCGAAGACGGCCAGGTATGCCACCATCGCCACTACCGCTAGCACGGTGCATTTCATTTACACAGCTTGCTCACGAGGATGCCGTGGCGGTGGGTGGCACTGCGTCGTCGACAGCGTCCGCCTCGCGCATGACGGACTCTTGCTGTTCCTCTGTTGGCGATGCTCCTGACGCTTCCACAACATGTTTTCCATCGCCATCGTCCGCTGTCGTGCGCGCTCCCCCGTCCCCCTCACCTTCGGCACCGGTGTCGCCACCAGCCGCcgtctgctgcgctggccgCTTAGGTGCTTTCCTTCCCGCACAGCCGTCCGCTGCGGACGAGGAGTTCTTCAGCAAGTCCAAGAAAGTGCGCTCGCTCGTGTACTGCACCAGGAACCGCGAAAGCCGCTTCCCGGCAACGCTGGTGGATAGCTGCGTCACCTCCAGAGGGTGCACCATCGTCGGaaccgccacagcagcaacggccgTTGATGTCGGACTGCCAACGGCGCTGCTAAGTCCGCTCTTTGCAGTGTCCCTGTCACCGTTGGaatcgccgtcgtcgtctccgTCCTTCGCACGCGTGCCACCggtctcttcctcctctccgtcttcgtcgtcgtcggatTGCTTACCCTcctcgccgccagcaccgccacccgcaGCCCCGCCGTGGCCCTTTCGCCGGCGATTCGCTCCggccgctgccacgcgcTTTGCCGGCACGAGCccgagcggcaccgccgccaccgccgccggcagcactGGTCCATCTCCGTAATGCACCTTCCAGCTCTCTTGCAGCAGGTGGGTCGCCTTATGGTGCTCGCGAAGGGTGAGCGgggggcgcagcagcgggtaCGTGTACGCCGGCTCCTCGGCCGGAGCAGGTGGCGCTTCCACTACCACTGCGGCAGGAGAAGCAACGGCGGTGTCACCCCTGATAGCCTTGGTGCCCTCCGCGAACGACTCCGaagacggtgctgcggcagcggcccaGTCCTTCGTCTTGCGTGCGCGACGAGTGCGAGCAGGCTTCTCCATCGCGCCGACGGCGGACGCATCGGCACCATTCACAGATGCCTGCTTAGCCTCATCGTCAGCACGAAGACGCTTCCGACGGGGCTTCCTGGCAGCCACCGCCCCGTTCCCTGCGtcgacagcgctgccgtcagcgtcctctGTGCCGGCCACGGTCACTGCCGTCACCTCACCCCttgcgcctgccgctgcgttAGCCCCCGGGGGTTGCTTTGACACACGGCGCCGAGGCTTGCGAGCTGCACCGGGCAAGTGAACTTCCCCTCGCTGGCGGTtcgcgcgctgcaccgccccAGCGTGCGGTTGGCCGGCCACCGGGCAGAATGCTGTTGTGAGTCCGCAGCTGGTGCACGGCGGAGGCAAGTGCGGCCTTCCTGTCGTGGCGCAGAACGGCGTGTCACCCGAGCCGCAGTCCGGGCACACCACAGTAACGGACACCGGTgctggcgccaccgccggtgcACGCGCGGTCTCCAAACTCTTCTTGCTGgacgtgcgccgccgctttACCGGGGGAGCAGCCATgatcgccgctgcctctccaCCGATCGCGGCGATAGACTCTGGCGTGGCGGTAGCCTCGTCGAGGCCTTTCGGCCTGCGCGtccgccgcctcttctctgGGATTATCGCCGCTCCATCTGTCAAGGGCTGACTGCGAATGATGGCTGTGGTGCCCAAACCCGCCGTGGATGCCGCTGGTGATGCATCCTTGTCCACCGAAGCGCGACAGCTGGGAGTAGTGCGTCTCTTGCTcgagcgtgcgctgctgtgtgccTCGGCGGGCGGCTTGGCGGAGCTCTTCGGCGTTGGCGAGATGgtgtggcggcgctgtgTCTTTGCCTGGGACTGAGACGGAGACTGGGACCCGTAAGAGGAGAGAAGACTCGTGCTGCATGCATCCAGTTCCGCCGCGACAGCTGTTACGGTCGAGGTCGCCAGTGCTGCAGTagaagaagcagcggcagcggcagcgtctaAAGCAGCCTGACCTCCTGGCAACGCTAAGAGCTCGTCGTGGACATCTTTCAAGTGCAGGCCGTAGAGCCGAATACCGTTCACCTGCAACTTCGACTTGGAGTCAGCTGGCGCTGGCAGCTGGGCTTGCCGGCCGGGGAAGTCCTTGATGGCATCCTCCAGCGCTTTGCGCCAGGCGGTCGTGGCGGACTTGCTGTCAGTGTATGTCTTGTCGGTGGGGTTGTCGCTGCGCGTGATGGTGAAGGTGGGCTGCCCCTTCACCCAGCGGATGGTTGCCGTGAAGTACGGCTCATCCCTCGAAGCTAACGCCGAAGTGGTGAACGGCGCCTTGTAGGTGAAAGTGGGCTTCGACGCTTGCGCTGCGGGCTGTTGTGATGACGAGAAGACGGCGCGCTCCACCGTGTAGTTGTCTGGGTATATGACCGGCTTTCCGAACATCGCGCCATGATGAGTCGAGGTCTGCACCACAGTGCCGATACATGTAATATTCAgcatctctctcgctctctctcacacagCGCACAGCTGCTTCTGTTGCGGAAAACTGTCGTCCGTGTACACTAGCGCTCGGTTCACTTTGTGTTCTGTGTCCTGGAAACGGCCCTGCACAAGCCGAGGGATGTGATGCcggcgtgtgggtgcgttGGTACGCGGGTGTTTCAGCTTCTGCACGGCGTTCtatgcatatgtgtgtgtgtgtgtgtgtgtgtgtgtgtgtgcaacgGTCAATCAGCGCGCCACAGGCTGATTAACcaagagacagagagcgaTCGCTGCGATGAGCGAGTCCAATCGCGTCTTCGTCACAGCGCTCGCCGTCTGGCACAGTCTTGAGACGTTCTGTGGTTTCCCTGTctggatgtgtgtgtgcgccttcctctcttcgtGCGCAggcgttgtgtgcgtggcgatCGTGACACAACCAAGATTAACAACGGCACCACTGTGGGCGGTTGTGATGCGTTGAGGAGAAGCGGAAGCACAGAGATCAAGCGGGCTGGAAGAGACacagggaaagagaggacgtgtgcgcgtgcgtgtggagtggaaggaagaggagtGCCCCCCCCGACAGCATCAACGATAAACATGGCACGTCGCAGGGAGTCACCGTGAGCGCGGAGTGACCCATGTGCGTCCATGGCACGCCTACACAGAGATCcccgcacacagacacacacagacatacagGAGCGCCGCGTGAACGAAGGACTAGCATGAGGAAGGCCCACATAGGTGCAAGCCCGCACAGCTTCCCACACGTTGCTGCGTTCTCCCCTGTTGCCATCTGTGCTGTGACCTTTTCAGTGGACGTTGTGTGGTGTTTGGGCGCTTCGAAATgaaaaacaacgaaaaatAAAGACGACAGAGAACCAGAGAGATCACCCAGGGAGAGGACGACGTTGTGCGGCagacgagggaggggggagaggagggcgggtgggaaagagaggtgcgccagcacacgcagaaGGTGCGCGTGGCACgcagtcacacacacacagattTGCTTGCATGCATGCCCATACACCGCGGCACACGGTACAACCACCTCTTTCCACCACCATTCGGTCGAGGTATATGggtgcatgtatgtgtgtgtgtgtgtgtgccataCAGTGGACAGCTCTCACCTTGTCTCCGTCCAcgctcctcccctttccctgtCTTCTCAGCACATGACGGCAGCTGACCGGCAATCCTTCAAGGCTCACCCacagagtgagggagaggtgcaatgcgcgcgcacggtgCACGGCTCTCTGGTGCCCACATAGccgccacacacgtgcgcgaaACACCCACGAAGGCAAGTGCTTGATATGCGCGTGTGAGGGTTACGATTGCGCGAGTGACTGCGGACTTCACGTGCTCGCGTCAGTGGCAATGCGTTGTGCCCTGTCCGTGCAGCATCGACGGATCAGCCGCACACGAGCAAGCAGCCAgacgcatgcacatgcgcacgcgcatgcaaaCCCCAGACGTACATGAGCTTACCGGTAGGACTTGGTGAAGCGTGTGCGGGCAGAGTGGCGACCCCACTTCTTCGgctcgcagcggcggggatCGGCGATGAGCAGGAACTTGTCGTACGCCAGGAACTTGTCCTTCAGCGcggccttctccacctcgtTGTGGTACTTCTGAAAGAACGCAATGAGGCCCTTCGCGATCGCCTGGCGCGCGGCGTACGCCTGCGACACCTGGCCGCCACCGTGCACCGCCACATCGATGCGCAGCCGCGAGTAGTACTTGGATCCCACCACGGTGATGGCCTCCATGATCTTCGCGCGCAGCGTATCGGGCAGgatctgctgcagcggcacaccgtTCACCTTGATGTTGCACTGGGCAGCCTTGGTGACCGTGGCCACGGCGATTGCCGTCTTCTTCTTGCCGAAGGTCTGCACCTGCTTCAGCGCGTAGCTCTTGTCAGCGGGCATGATGGGCCTAAAACGAAAGGATCTGAGTTGGAGATGCAAGAAGGGATATACATGGGCATATTGGCGCGTTAGTGTGTGAGTAAGAGCGTGCCCAGCAAGGGGTGCAGGGAAAGGCAAGAGAGACGATCGCGGTGGTCACGTGAATCGATGGCGGAGgcgggaggagaggcgaAAGAAGAAGTGCTACAGGCGGGTCGGCAGTCCGCAGCGTGAGGGAAAGAGGCATCAGAAGAACACGGGAAGAGGCAGCCAGGCTACGTGAAGTGAGGGCGGGGCGTGCAGCCTCCCCACACGCAGCCCGTGCCAGTAACTAGAGGGAAGCGAGTGAGCcggagaggcgcagaggtACGGGGCGGGAAAACACGAGTTTTCGATATCATGAACAGTGAGGGACGagtgctgccgcgcaccacggcagcTAAAGTCCAACACCTCCagcccccacacacactctctgcgtgccgcctccacacccgcctctctctctaccaCAACCACCGCGTCCGCATACCCCCatccgctgccctccgcggcACAAATGCCGAAGAGGAGAACGACAAGAATCATGACAAGGATGGCGCATGCTGCACGAAGTCACTGACGCCTAGGCCAGCGCACGCCTCcgtcgcacacacacacacacgtacatcatgcgtgtaggtgtgtgtgtgtgtaggctGTGTGATGTGCTTATGTGCGGAACAAAATAATGTCAGGGAAAGGAAAATTACGAAGAGCCCGTACGTAACCGACTGACTGACGGTCTGCGGGTGGCACCCAGTGGACCGTCTGTGCGGAGAGGGGATGCGGAGCGATGCATGCTGGTCACGGCTAACAAGACACGGATCCgctggcacacgcacgcgctcgcgcaCAGACGCATACAAAAACCCAGCCGCGATGACTGCCATGCACGATCTCTCCACATCCTAAGCAGCGTGCGaggtgcatgtgcgtgcgcatgtgtgtccCATACAGTGGCAATGCGTTGTGCCCTGTCCGTGCAGCATCGACGGATCAGCCGCACACGAGCAAGCAGCCAgacgcatgcacatgcgcacgcgcatgc from Leishmania major strain Friedlin complete genome, chromosome 26 carries:
- a CDS encoding putative 40S ribosomal protein S16; amino-acid sequence: MPADKSYALKQVQTFGKKKTAIAVATVTKAAQCNIKVNGVPLQQILPDTLRAKIMEAITVVGSKYYSRLRIDVAVHGGGQVSQAYAARQAIAKGLIAFFQKYHNEVEKAALKDKFLAYDKFLLIADPRRCEPKKWGRHSARTRFTKSYR